One genomic window of Cyprinus carpio isolate SPL01 chromosome B8, ASM1834038v1, whole genome shotgun sequence includes the following:
- the LOC109078696 gene encoding KN motif and ankyrin repeat domain-containing protein 3-like, whose translation MTQSVHITSKLPNLSAPFHGSTEEETEQGGSYSVQTPYGFQLDLDFLKYVEEIESGHNIRRANVNPRRGSRGDRGYQRNLSVGGRASGWTSTESLSSTTSENGQSNPPFLQSPITPPSKSQPLSPLPVINPSPPTCSKVPPPPPPRNPRVERTLLETSLRLQQEQNKFSNGLGSNLSNLSKGSSKAVGSNRDFSPASSQLASDGHLLQISPVVQNPLSGVWTKASPQTSGRSTPASNSGTLPPVQLHTVREQMATALRQLREMEERVKGLPVLEREVAMLRAEKERLANELQKKTEELDATLKLQVSTKAAVGASQPGSLPSLSLWNKKPDCKSDEKDKKEIKKLAITPVEKRSIAVGSDNPIETVVVYNRQAVKDAAVDATIDVCHAAIETETSVMHDQGIQTGVATEDAAVWVIESFLGLQSETEREIDTLQHTVKFQQESIKVLETRLTQANQDLETLKAQEIERASKIMLDKETIAKPQTANAQMETCPEVCSVGVLFPDTTDLEYVSKYDQSIQTDPVETSKKKMVELVSVGIQWECLSDTQDAEEQTMSAEAAGPLKSIMKRKDGSGAGAASSGGKKSLKFVGILNGGYESTSSEEDEEEDEESSSDGSEAGACSDSSVEEGAALEDTSDEEMNINVEESDSDENVPAGTEDSKDQEEEVKEKFELSAKMREACLILKNHLNDGAKSVKSKEVLSSTHSVQLEWFRVSSAKMAQPSRVSNYLMAFSEVSPVLLEHVVNMTDGNGNTALHYSVSHSNFTVVDLLLDTGMCNVDQQNKAGYTAVMLAALSAVKEEDDMAVVQKLFRLGNANAKASQAGQTALMLAVSHGRQEMVRALLDCGADVNIQDDEGSTALMCASEHGRAEIVSLLLEQPACDISVVDNDGSNALSIALEASHNDIAVLLYAHMNYSKTQADVSSKAISRSPSSPRKTWPSE comes from the exons ATGACCCAATCTGTGCATATAACCTCCAAACTGCCAA ATCTGAGTGCCCCTTTTCATGGCTCTACCGAGGAAGAAACAGAACAAGGTGGCTCCTATTCAGTACAGACGCCCTACGGATTCCAGCTGGACCTTGATTTTCTCAAGTATGTTGAGGAAATAGAGAGTGGACACAACATTCGTAGGGCTAATGTGAACCCTCGGAGGGGATCCCGTGGTGACCGTGGGTATCAGAGGAATTTAAGTGTTGGTGGTCGGGCCAGTGGCTGGACCTCCACTGAGTCCCTTTCCTCAACAACCAGTGAGAATGGCCAAAGTAACCCACCTTTTCTCCAGAGCCCTATCACACCACCTAGTAAATCACAACCACTTTCCCCATTACCAGTCATCAATCCCAGTCCACCTACTTGCTCCAAAGTGCCACCACCACCTCCACCACGTAACCCTAGGGTTGAGAGAACGCTCCTTGAAACTAGTCTTCGGCTCCAACAGGAGCAAAATAAGTTTTCCAACGGATTAGGCTCTAATTTGTCAAACCTTTCAAAAGGGAGTTCCAAAGCTGTTGGATCTAATAGGGACTTCTCTCCAGCTTCTTCCCAGCTTGCTTCAGATGGCCACTTGCTACAGATATCACCTGTTGTTCAGAACCCCCTTTCTGGGGTCTGGACCAAAGCAAGTCCTCAGACGTCTGGAAGGAGCACGCCAGCCTCCAACTCAGGAACACTGCCTCCTGTGCAGCTTCATACAGTGCGAGAACAGATGGCCACCGCCCTTAGGCAGCtaagagagatggaggagagagtGAAAGGACTACCAGTTCTAGAAAGAGAAGTTGCCATGCTCCGTGCCGAAAAAGAAAGGTTGGCTAATGAACTTCAAAAGAAAACAGAGGAACTTGATGCAACGCTCAAACTGCAGGTCTCCACTAAGGCAGCAGTAGGAGCCTCCCAACCAGGATCCCTACCATCGCTGTCACTTTGGAATAAAAAGCCAGAttgcaaaagtgatgaaaaagacaaaaaggaaataaagaaacTAGCCATTACTCCTGTAGAAAAAAGATCCATAGCAGTAGGCAGTGACAATCCCATTGAGACTGTGGTTGTCTACAATCGCCAAGCGGTCAAGGATGCTGCTGTTGATGCTACTATTGATGTTTGTCACGCAGCTATTGAGACTGAGACTAGTGTTATGCATGATCAGGGAATTCAGACTGGAGTGGCTACAGAAGATGCGGCAGTCTGGGTAATAGAATCATTTCTAGGGCTACAAAGTGAGACAGAACGAGAAATTGACACCCTGCAGCACACTGTCAAATTTCAACAGGAGTCAATCAAGGTTCTCGAGACACGATTAACTCAAGCCAACCAAGATCTTGAAACTCTGAAGGCTCAAGAAATTGAAAGGGCATCCAAGATTATGCTGGACAAAGAGACAATAGCAAAACCACAGACAGCAAATGCCCAAATGGAAACATGTCCTGAAGTTTGTTCAGTTGGAGTGTTGTTTCCAGATACGACTGACCTGGAGTACGTTTCAAAATATGACCAAAGCATTCAAACAGATCCTGTGGaaacttcaaagaaaaaaatggtgGAGCTAGTAAGCGTTGGTATCCAGTGGGAATGTCTTAGTGATACACAAGACGCTGAAGAACAGACAATGTCTGCAGAGG CTGCAGGCCCTCTGAAATCTATCATGAAGAGGAAGGATGGGAGTGGTGCTGGCGCAGCTTCCAGCGGTGGCAAAAAGAGCCTGAAGTTTGTTGGAATTCTAAATGGAGG TTATGAGTCGACCTCTAgtgaagaggatgaggaagaggatgaagagAGTTCCTCGGATGGAAGTGAGGCTGGTGCGTGTTCAGACAGCAGTGTGGAAGAAGGGGCAGCTCTAGAGGATACATCTGATGAAGAGATGAATATAAATGTGGAAGAATCTGACAGTGATGAAAACGTGCCAGCTGGGACCGAAGATTCAAAGGACCAGGAAGAGGAAGTGAAGGAAAA GTTTGAACTAAGTGCCAAAATGCGTGAGGCTTGTCTAATTTTGAAGAACCACCTTAATGACGGAGCGAAATCAGTGAAGAGTAAAGAAGTG TTGTCCAGCACTCATAGCGTTCAGCTGGAGTGGTTCAGAGTGTCCAGTGCAAAGATGGCCCAGCCGTCACGTGTGTCAAATTACCTGATGGCTTTCTCAGAGGTCTCCCCCGTCCTGCTGGAGCACGTAGTCAACATGACGGATGGCAACGGCAACACTGCCTTACACTACAGCGTCTCCCATTCCAACTTCACCGTGGTGGACCTACTGCTTGACACAG GCATGTGCAACGTTGATCAGCAGAATAAAGCCGGATATACAGCCGTGATGCTGGCAGCGCTTTCAGCAGTGAAGGAGGAGGACGACATGGCAGTGGTCCAGAAACTCTTCCGTCTGGGCAACGCCAATGCCAAGGCCAGCCAA GCGGGACAGACGGCTCTGATGCTGGCCGTGAGTCACGGGCGTCAGGAGATGGTGCGAGCGCTGCTGGACTGCGGTGCTGATGTGAACATCCAGGATGATGAAGGCTCCACTGCTCTGATGTGTGCGAGTGAACACGGTCGGGCTGAGATTGTGTCCTTACTGCTGGAGCAGCCGGCGTGTGACATTTCAGTCGTGGACAAT GATGGCAGTAATGCTCTCTCCATTGCTCTGGAGGCGTCTCACAATGATATTGCTGTTCTGCTGTACGCTCACATGAACTACTCGAAAACACAGGCAGAC GTATCTTCTAAAGCAATCTCCCGAAGCCCGTCGTCTCCTAGAAAAACATGGCCCTCAGAGTGA